GAACAGTCACCTTGGCCGCACGCTCGTCGCCCTCGACGGTGACGACCGGGACGCCGGCAGCCCGGACCACGGCCGCGTCGTCCGTCAGATCGGCGTCCGGGGCCAGCCGCGCGTAGGCGGCGGCCAGGATGGCGCGGTCGAAGCCCTGCGGGGTCTGCACGCGGCGCAGGGCCGCACGCGGCGGCGCATCGCGGATCACGCCGGCATCGTCCACGACCACCGTGGTGTCGACGACGGGCAGGACCGGGACGGCGGCCGGATGGCCCGCGGCCAGTGCCGCCAGCACCCGGCGGACGACGTCGGGTGGGGTCAGCGGCCGGGCGGCGTCGTGCACGAGGACGACGTCGGCGGTGACGCTCGCCGCGTCCAGTCCGACCCGGACCGACGCCGTACGGGTGGCTCCACCATCGAGCAGCCGGACGTCGGCGGGGAGCACGGCGGCGAAGGCGTCGCGCTGGCCGGGGGGAACGGTCACCACCAACTCC
The DNA window shown above is from Blastococcus colisei and carries:
- the ispD gene encoding 2-C-methyl-D-erythritol 4-phosphate cytidylyltransferase, whose protein sequence is MHAVGIVAAAGSGLRLGADLPKALVPLAGRPLVAWSVDALRAGGVAELVVTVPPGQRDAFAAVLPADVRLLDGGATRTASVRVGLDAASVTADVVLVHDAARPLTPPDVVRRVLAALAAGHPAAVPVLPVVDTTVVVDDAGVIRDAPPRAALRRVQTPQGFDRAILAAAYARLAPDADLTDDAAVVRAAGVPVVTVEGDERAAKVTVPHDLAVAERQVRR